A portion of the Aquila chrysaetos chrysaetos chromosome 4, bAquChr1.4, whole genome shotgun sequence genome contains these proteins:
- the LOC115340695 gene encoding myelin P2 protein — translation MCNRFVGTWKLVSSENFDDYMKELGVGLATRKLGGLAKPDVIISMKGDIVTIRTESTFKNTTISFKLGQQFDETTADDRKVKSVVTLEKGALVQVQKWNGKESTIKRRLVDGKMVVECAMKGVVCTRVYERA, via the exons ATGTGTAACCGATTTGTGGGAACCTGGAAACTCGTCTCCAGTGAAAATTTTGATGACTATATGAAAGAACTGG GAGTGGGCTTGGCTACGCGGAAACTAGGTGGCCTGGCAAAGCCTGATGTGATCATCAGTATGAAAGGGGACATAGTAACCATCAGAACTGAAAGCACCTTCAAAAATACAACGATCTCTTTCAAACTGGGCCAACAGTTTGATGAAACAACAGCAGATGACCGGAAAGTCAAG AGTGTTGTAACCTTGGAGAAAGGAGCATTGGTGCAAGTGCAGAAGTGGAATGGCAAAGAGAGCACGATAAAGAGAAGACTGGTTGATGGGAAAATGGTGGTG GAATGTGCCATGAAAGGAGTTGTCTGCACTAGAGTCTATGAAAGAGCATGA